In one window of Clarias gariepinus isolate MV-2021 ecotype Netherlands chromosome 10, CGAR_prim_01v2, whole genome shotgun sequence DNA:
- the ppargc1b gene encoding peroxisome proliferator-activated receptor gamma coactivator 1-beta has protein sequence MADCVSLLDEELSSFVFNYLTENSGSPYGEEEVCSDRLDTDFPDFDLSQLDASDFDSVNCLNELHWYNDHSGSSPASIQYSAGDAELFETEEENAALLAALTDSLDGIVEDGVGGFSVFSSLGEDPEEEEEEEEDDELLLESEPVQGSLSPETEDPSLLKKLLLSPPNAPVGLDSNRLNSALSKTQQLKSTRPLLKRDRTCTVERKPRPFRPLGHLCTELQRHLTQETNTEDTPTAETEEEEDEEDEDSDSEDEEAEDEEEEESSSSSEVESAVCAEPPEPQFPSEKERHSVVELIRYMHTYCVPSRKQATWDRKERENLARKTKPENPAVSRNATPICPKPAPQPTTIASRGTKPKIPFVRRRETKAHSLLKELLEAVASYDVSKPYRLHSPPYSHSRTTAAWPKAEHKDTNVVEGSQVAAKRPKCPEVDEGSFSVRRSRRLASFPSRFAKRPRSHGHSSEDENPVHHPVMDSPAEDNSEKADSQKSPETPNLCCNDEKRACLCLPLTPKSAGDPSRPFEQTLCVELCGTAGLTPPTTPPHKPVEEELFKPEGKADLPGKGLCAVRTHLRKLPEQTELYAQLRSMGPTGEIQSKSAYRDHDYCMLNLGESQKRIAAILPGPVCYTKAEEREEDKMDERDGQGETEAQQSDLSPDLSLRQPVETGQPSPACSPTPEADAECPDSCQPPSPCHQINLSCESHCDKQSNNTTHGQEEDGDKCQVLYIHNLPSGVTQAVLRKRFKAFGDPDDLRVLIKNEERCGVITFRQNQNELSQKHRRHDSVGQYAGNGSRRFSRKRYIDLDEAGPGPVKSKYDALDFDTLLKEAQRSLHR, from the exons TATGGGGAAGAGGAGGTGTGCTCCGACCGTCTGGACACCGATTTCCCCGACTTCGACCTCTCTCAGCTGGACGCCAGCGACTTTGACTCAGTGAACTGCCTCAACGAGCTGCACTGGTACAATGACCACTCAGGCAGCTCCCCCGCCTCCATACAGTACAGCGCAGGGGACGCCGAGCTCTTCGAG ACGGAAGAGGAGAACGCGGCGCTGCTCGCCGCCCTCACAGACAGCCTGGATGGCATTGTGGAGGACGGGGTGGGGGGGTTCTCCGTGTTCTCCTCACTGGGCGAAGAccctgaggaggaagaggaggaggaagaggatgaCGAGCTCCTTTTGGAAAGTGAGCCTGTCCAAGGCTCGCTGAGCCCAGAGACAGAAGACCCGTCTCTA CTGAAAAAGCTCCTGTTGTCCCCCCCGAATGCGCCCGTGGGTCTGGACTCGAACAGATTAAACAGCGCGCTCAGTAAGACTCAGCAACTCAAGTCTACTCGTCCTCTCCTAAAG AGGGACAGAACATGCACGGTGGAGAGGAAGCCGCGGCCGTTCAGGCCTCTCGGTCATCTCTGCACTGAGCTGCAACGCCACCTCACCCAGGAGACCAACACCGAGGACACACCTACTGCTGAAACcgaggaggaggaagatgaggaaGATGAGGACAGTGACTCGGAGGATGAAGAAGCggaggatgaagaggaggaggagtctTCATCCAGCAGTGAGGTGGAGAGCGCCGTGTGTGCCGAGCCACCCGAGCCTCAGTTCCCCTCGGAGAAGGAGCGCCACTCCGTGGTGGAGCTGATCCGCTACATGCACACGTACTGCGTACCATCGCGCAAGCAGGCCACCTGGGACCGCAAGGAGCGCGAGAACCTGGCGCGCAAGACCAAGCCTGAAAACCCTGCAGTCTCTCGTAATGCCACCCCCATCTGTCCTAAACCTGCCCCACAACCCACCACCATCGCCAGTAGAGGAACTAAACCCAAGATACCCTTTGTTCGGCGCCGAGAAACTAAAGCGCACTCCCTGCTTAAGGAGCTGCTCGAGGCTGTCGCTTCCTATGACGTGAGCAAGCCTTACAGGCTGCACAGCCCCCCGTATAGCCACAGCAGGACCACAGCAGCCTGGCCCAAAGCTGAGCACAAGGACACAAACGTCGTCGAAGGATCTCAGGTGGCTGCCAAGCGGCCAAAATGCCCCGAAGTAGACGAGGGCTCATTTTCGGTGCGCCGCTCCCGCCGATTAGCCTCCTTCCCAAGCCGGTTTGCAAAAAGACCACGTTCGCATGGACACTCCAGTGAGGACGAGAACCCGGTGCACCACCCTGTCATGGATTCTCCAGCTGAAGACAACAGTGAGAAAGCAGACTCACAGAAAAGCCCTGAAACCCCGAACCTCTGCTGTAATGACG AGAAGCGTGCCTGCCTCTGCCTGCCGCTGACTCCTAAATCCGCAGG AGATCCAAGCAGGCCCTTCGAGCAGACTCTGTGCGTGGAACTGTGCGGCACTGCAG gACTCACTCCGCCCACAACGCCGCCCCACAAACCCGTCGAGGAGGAGCTCTTCAAGCCAGAGGGCAAAGCCGACCTCCCCGGCAAGGGCTTGTGCGCGGTTCGGACGCACCTGCGGAAGCTTCCGGAGCAAACCGAGCTGTACGCGCAGCTGCGCAGCATGGGTCCAACAGGTGAAATCCAGAGCAAGAGCGCCTACAGAGACCACGACTACTGCATGCTAAACTTGGGGGAGAGCCAAAAACGCATTGCCGCCATCCTCCCGGGGCCCGTCTGCTACACTAAAGccgaggagagagaggaggacaAGATGGACGAGAGGGACGGTCAAGGGGAGACGGAGGCCCAACAGTCCGATTTGTCCCCGGACCTCTCCCTCCGCCAACCTGTGGAGACAGGACAGCCCTCGCCTGCCTGCTCACCCACTCCTGAGGCGGATGCTGAGTGCCCAGACTCATGCCAGCCACCGTCACCCTGCCATCAAATCAACCTCAG CTGTGAGAGCCACTGTGACAAGCAGAGCAATAACACTACACATGGACAAGAGGAGGATGGG GACAAGTGCCAAGTATTGTACATTCACAATCTGCCGAGCGGCGTCACGCAGGCTGTCCTGCGCAAGCGCTTCAAGGCCTTCGGCGACCCAGATGACTTGCGGGTGCTCATCAAAAACGA ggagCGCTGTGGAGTCATCACTTTCCGGCAGAATCAGAACGAGCTGAGTCAGAAGCACAGGCGCCATGACTCCGTGGGTCAGTACGCAGGAAATGGCAGTCGGAGGTTCAGCAGGAAGCGATACATAGATCTGG ATGAGGCAGGACCAGGTCCAGTGAAGAGCAAGTACGACGCTCTGGACTTTGACACTTTGCTTAAGGAGGCCCAGAGGAGTCTACACCGTTGA